Proteins encoded together in one Candidatus Paceibacterota bacterium window:
- a CDS encoding ATP-dependent Clp protease proteolytic subunit, producing MSILIPTVIEKTNLGERAYDIYSRLLKENIIFLSGPIDDHVANTVIAQLLFLQSEDPKKDIHLYVNSPGGSVTATLAMVDTMNLIKNDVATYCVGIAASGAAVVLAAGKKGKRFMLPNAEVMIHQPLGGVEGQASDIAITAKHILKTRENLNKMLSSYTGRPLAQIEKDVERDFFMDADEAKKYGIIDKILS from the coding sequence ATGTCCATTCTCATCCCTACCGTCATAGAAAAAACGAACCTTGGCGAGCGCGCGTACGACATCTATTCGCGCCTCCTCAAGGAGAACATCATATTCCTCTCCGGACCGATCGATGACCATGTCGCGAACACGGTCATCGCCCAGCTCCTCTTCCTCCAGTCGGAGGATCCTAAAAAAGACATCCACCTCTATGTGAACTCTCCGGGCGGTTCGGTCACGGCAACTCTCGCTATGGTGGACACGATGAATCTCATCAAAAACGATGTCGCGACGTATTGCGTCGGCATCGCCGCATCGGGCGCGGCAGTCGTTCTCGCCGCAGGCAAGAAGGGAAAGCGCTTCATGCTCCCGAATGCCGAAGTTATGATCCATCAGCCGCTCGGCGGAGTCGAAGGCCAGGCATCGGATATCGCCATCACCGCGAAGCACATCCTCAAGACGCGCGAGAACCTCAACAAAATGCTCTCGTCATATACAGGCCGACCTCTCGCCCAGATCGAAAAGGACGTCGAGCGCGATTTCTTCATGGACGCGGACGAAGCGAAAAAGTACGGCATCATAGACAAGATACTTTCCTAG
- a CDS encoding RsmE family RNA methyltransferase, with product MVIDRSGEEYDVLLEEARIDVVRALAKVRFFYDGRDENGHGFLITDIGTIYKNRNERNTSSQRERKEYTLIIVRLHRFYVRYAIFAEKDNTLSDPELAHQLRRVFRLQAGDKAVFFDGSDVEHVSEIVSLSKDMVLFRVIETRPVQHVPQRNVALALSLIKKDNFELVAQKCTEIGVSEFIPLVSERSEKKALNMKRLKKIVIEACEQSGRGAIPLVREPVALEDFLNAEPRNVVAFHTDGEKAKTDVFEIDNVVLCIGPEGGWSDTETELFRSRKAALAKLDLPILRAETAAIVVATLFLYRS from the coding sequence ATGGTCATCGATCGGTCCGGAGAGGAATATGATGTTCTCCTTGAGGAGGCGCGAATAGATGTCGTACGCGCGCTCGCCAAGGTTCGTTTTTTCTATGACGGTAGGGATGAGAATGGACATGGTTTTTTGATTACTGATATCGGAACAATATACAAAAACAGAAATGAGCGCAACACAAGTTCCCAGCGCGAGCGGAAGGAGTACACTCTAATCATTGTGAGGTTGCATCGTTTTTACGTTCGTTATGCAATCTTTGCGGAGAAAGATAATACCCTCTCCGATCCAGAGCTCGCTCACCAGCTGAGGCGCGTTTTCAGGTTACAGGCTGGGGATAAGGCTGTTTTCTTTGATGGATCGGACGTAGAACACGTTTCAGAGATCGTTTCTCTTTCAAAGGACATGGTGCTGTTTCGCGTGATTGAAACGCGGCCCGTGCAACATGTTCCACAGCGGAACGTTGCTCTGGCTTTGTCGTTGATAAAAAAGGACAATTTCGAATTGGTCGCCCAAAAATGTACGGAAATCGGCGTGTCAGAGTTCATTCCTCTCGTCTCGGAGCGAAGCGAGAAGAAGGCTCTTAATATGAAGCGGCTCAAAAAGATCGTCATCGAAGCTTGCGAGCAATCAGGAAGGGGAGCGATCCCTCTCGTTCGCGAGCCTGTCGCTCTCGAAGATTTTTTGAACGCTGAGCCGAGGAACGTCGTCGCGTTCCACACTGACGGCGAGAAGGCCAAGACCGATGTCTTTGAAATAGACAATGTCGTCCTCTGCATCGGACCGGAAGGCGGATGGAGCGATACCGAGACGGAGCTTTTCAGATCGCGCAAAGCGGCGCTCGCAAAACTCGATCTTCCGATTCTTCGTGCCGAGACCGCTGCGATCGTCGTCGCAACACTCTTTCTCTATCGATCGTAG
- the nusA gene encoding transcription termination factor NusA has translation MIEISEKSAQFVHGGGLSLLKALIAEKMLFDLKTIHSVLGQLEEERGIPKEKIIEAIEMALATAYKKEYGKRGQIVRATFDLSTGATEFFQVKIVVDDTKVLDIPEEEEMPELAADDERVRYNPEHHIWIDEARLIKKNAVLDEEMLFPLEPKEDFGRIAAQTAKQVIIQKIREAEKVSVLGEYGKREGDIVSGTVQRIERGTIFIDMGRAMGVLPFEEQIRSEHYKQGERIRAYLFRVEESPRGVFLKLSRSHPKFLEKLFEIEAPEIANKTVEVKAVAREAGSRSKIAVMSNDSHIDPIGSLVGQRGVRVTTVTSELGGEKIDIIEWSPDTKKFIQDSLSPAKVSSIALDEASKTATVEVADDQQSLAIGKGGQNVRLAAKLTGWKIDIRPIGGEKSSAAEDAAEEASTE, from the coding sequence ATGATAGAAATATCAGAGAAGTCCGCGCAGTTCGTCCATGGGGGCGGACTTTCTTTATTAAAAGCCCTTATAGCAGAAAAAATGCTTTTCGACCTTAAAACGATTCATTCCGTCCTCGGCCAGCTCGAGGAGGAGCGTGGCATACCGAAAGAGAAGATCATCGAGGCTATCGAGATGGCTCTCGCGACCGCATATAAGAAAGAATACGGCAAGCGGGGACAGATCGTGCGCGCGACGTTCGATTTGAGCACGGGCGCGACCGAATTCTTTCAGGTGAAAATCGTCGTGGATGACACCAAGGTCCTCGATATCCCTGAAGAAGAGGAGATGCCGGAGCTCGCCGCGGACGACGAGCGCGTCCGCTACAACCCGGAGCATCATATCTGGATCGACGAAGCGCGCCTCATCAAGAAGAACGCCGTCCTCGACGAAGAGATGCTCTTCCCTCTCGAGCCGAAGGAAGATTTCGGCCGCATCGCCGCTCAGACCGCGAAGCAGGTCATCATCCAGAAGATACGCGAGGCTGAAAAGGTCTCGGTCCTCGGCGAATACGGCAAGCGCGAAGGCGACATAGTATCGGGCACCGTCCAGCGCATCGAGCGCGGCACGATATTCATAGACATGGGCCGCGCCATGGGCGTGCTTCCTTTCGAAGAACAGATCCGAAGCGAGCACTACAAGCAGGGCGAGCGCATCCGCGCATATCTCTTCCGCGTCGAAGAGTCCCCTCGCGGCGTATTCCTCAAGCTCTCGCGATCGCATCCGAAATTCCTCGAAAAGCTTTTTGAAATAGAGGCCCCCGAGATCGCTAACAAGACCGTAGAAGTAAAGGCTGTGGCCCGCGAAGCAGGCTCGCGATCCAAGATTGCCGTTATGTCGAACGACTCCCATATCGACCCTATCGGCTCCCTCGTCGGCCAGCGCGGCGTCCGCGTCACGACCGTAACGTCGGAGCTCGGCGGCGAGAAGATTGATATCATCGAGTGGTCTCCAGACACCAAGAAGTTTATCCAGGACTCGCTCTCCCCTGCGAAGGTCTCTTCCATAGCTTTGGACGAGGCGTCGAAGACCGCGACGGTCGAAGTCGCCGACGACCAGCAGTCGCTCGCTATCGGCAAGGGCGGACAGAACGTGCGCCTCGCCGCAAAGCTGACCGGCTGGAAGATAGACATCCGCCCTATCGGCGGCGAGAAATCTTCGGCAGCCGAAGACGCGGCGGAAGAAGCATCGACTGAATAG
- a CDS encoding GIY-YIG nuclease family protein yields MITKEKVLEEIKRTAKENGGVPLGTSRFEKETGIKPHEWGKYWARIGDAQKEAGLSPNQRQGAYEDAFIFDQIIKLIRKLGKFPTVREFILEKNNNPEFPSAGGALKRLGGQEQIASKIIEYCKDKEGHEDIVELCTAIVGDSKNSESEETDGEQVIIGSVYLFKHGKYYKIGKSNDTVRRGNELRIQLPENLDLIHEIKTDDPSGIEAYWHKRFGLKRMNGEWFDLNSSDVKAFKRWKRIC; encoded by the coding sequence GTGATTACTAAAGAGAAAGTCTTAGAGGAAATAAAAAGAACCGCAAAAGAGAATGGCGGAGTGCCTTTAGGTACGAGCAGATTCGAAAAAGAGACTGGTATAAAACCACACGAATGGGGTAAATATTGGGCAAGAATTGGAGACGCTCAAAAAGAAGCCGGCCTTTCTCCTAACCAGCGACAAGGAGCGTACGAGGATGCTTTTATATTTGATCAAATAATAAAGCTCATCCGAAAGCTGGGAAAGTTCCCAACGGTTAGGGAGTTCATCCTAGAGAAAAACAACAATCCGGAATTTCCCTCTGCTGGAGGAGCCTTGAAACGTCTTGGTGGGCAAGAACAGATAGCGTCTAAAATAATCGAGTATTGCAAAGACAAAGAGGGTCATGAAGACATTGTAGAATTATGTACAGCAATCGTTGGAGATTCCAAGAATAGCGAGAGTGAGGAGACGGATGGTGAACAGGTTATCATCGGCTCTGTTTACCTTTTCAAACACGGCAAATATTACAAAATTGGTAAGTCGAACGACACCGTTCGGCGGGGCAACGAGTTAAGAATTCAGCTTCCAGAAAATCTTGATCTGATACACGAGATAAAAACAGACGATCCAAGCGGCATTGAAGCCTATTGGCACAAACGTTTTGGGTTGAAGAGAATGAACGGTGAATGGTTCGATTTGAATTCGTCTGATGTTAAAGCTTTCAAACGGTGGAAACGGATATGTTGA
- a CDS encoding HU family DNA-binding protein, with the protein MNKAAIVEAVHGVLNTTKVQAEQVVDKVFDSIVSGLKKGEEVSIAGLGIFSVKTRKARQARNPRTGETISVPAMKVPKFRAAKALKDAVK; encoded by the coding sequence ATGAACAAAGCAGCAATCGTTGAAGCAGTCCACGGAGTGCTCAACACCACGAAGGTCCAGGCAGAACAGGTTGTAGACAAGGTTTTCGATTCGATCGTTTCCGGCCTCAAGAAAGGCGAGGAAGTATCGATCGCAGGCCTCGGCATCTTCTCTGTAAAGACCCGCAAGGCTCGCCAGGCTCGAAATCCTCGCACCGGCGAGACGATCTCGGTCCCTGCGATGAAGGTTCCGAAGTTCCGCGCCGCAAAGGCTCTCAAGGACGCAGTCAAATAA
- a CDS encoding inorganic diphosphatase, which produces MNILHSIAPGTDDSINVIVEIPKGSKNKYEIDKATGLIALDRVLHTAQDFPYDYGFVPQTLWHDGDPLDVVLLTTHALFPGVLVRVRPVALLHMTDSGDRDDKLIAVPCDDPRWNDVQDLADLNKHTLLEIEHFYSTYKKLQNKEVIVKHYKGKKEAIAAFKEAIELYKKANKGAKAKK; this is translated from the coding sequence ATGAACATCCTTCATTCCATAGCGCCGGGCACCGACGATTCGATCAACGTCATCGTCGAGATCCCTAAAGGCTCTAAGAACAAGTACGAGATAGACAAGGCGACAGGCCTCATCGCCCTCGACCGCGTCCTCCATACCGCGCAAGACTTCCCGTACGACTACGGCTTCGTCCCACAGACCCTCTGGCATGACGGCGATCCTCTCGACGTCGTGCTCCTCACGACCCACGCCCTCTTCCCGGGCGTTTTGGTCCGCGTGCGCCCCGTCGCTCTCCTTCATATGACCGATTCGGGCGACCGAGACGACAAATTGATTGCGGTCCCGTGCGACGACCCTCGCTGGAACGACGTTCAGGACCTCGCCGACCTTAACAAGCACACGCTTCTCGAGATCGAGCACTTCTACTCGACGTATAAGAAGCTTCAGAACAAGGAAGTAATCGTAAAGCACTACAAAGGCAAGAAAGAGGCGATCGCCGCATTCAAAGAGGCCATCGAGCTCTATAAAAAGGCGAACAAGGGCGCAAAAGCCAAGAAATAA
- a CDS encoding trigger factor — translation MAHHHSYKASVKKLPKTSEVEIQSQISAAEFAEAVKDTLSHIKKDMELPGFRKGTAPEKLVREKIGEAALLKEAAEHAISHAYGHIIEAEKLDVVGYPKVSITKIAEGNPLEFTIVSATVPEITAFDYKKISAKENAKKAEPVTVADADVEKAIEDIKKRTGTAEVTDESVKKWGEFKDVADFKEKLRENIKLEKEHRAMEKKRIELVDALTKDLDVAIPDILIESELGRMTEQMRHDIERMGLKFEDYLKHLNKTADDLRKEWRADASKRVKLDLILSHVAKEEKISADKAKVEAEAKHASEHHKDVDPNRARSYFEHIFLNQAVFEFLEKQK, via the coding sequence ATGGCACACCATCATTCGTACAAAGCATCGGTCAAAAAGCTCCCGAAAACGAGCGAAGTCGAGATACAGAGCCAGATCTCCGCGGCTGAATTCGCAGAAGCGGTCAAAGACACCCTTTCTCATATAAAGAAAGACATGGAGCTTCCCGGCTTCCGCAAAGGAACGGCTCCGGAAAAATTAGTTCGGGAGAAGATCGGCGAAGCGGCGCTCTTGAAAGAAGCGGCGGAACATGCCATCTCTCACGCGTACGGCCACATCATCGAAGCAGAAAAGCTCGACGTCGTCGGCTATCCTAAAGTCTCGATCACCAAGATCGCGGAAGGCAATCCTCTCGAATTCACGATCGTGAGCGCGACCGTCCCTGAAATAACGGCATTCGATTACAAAAAGATCTCCGCGAAAGAGAATGCGAAGAAAGCCGAGCCCGTAACCGTTGCGGACGCCGACGTAGAGAAAGCGATCGAGGATATAAAGAAACGGACCGGCACGGCCGAAGTCACCGACGAGTCGGTCAAGAAATGGGGCGAGTTCAAAGACGTCGCCGATTTCAAGGAAAAGCTCCGCGAGAACATCAAGCTCGAGAAGGAGCACCGCGCCATGGAGAAGAAGCGCATCGAGCTCGTAGACGCCCTCACCAAAGACCTGGACGTCGCTATTCCCGACATCCTTATCGAATCGGAGCTCGGCCGCATGACCGAACAGATGAGGCACGATATCGAGCGCATGGGGCTCAAATTCGAAGACTACCTCAAGCACCTCAACAAGACGGCTGATGACCTCCGAAAGGAATGGCGCGCTGACGCGTCGAAGAGAGTCAAGCTCGACCTCATCCTTTCGCATGTAGCCAAAGAGGAAAAGATCTCTGCGGACAAAGCGAAAGTCGAAGCCGAAGCGAAACATGCGTCGGAACACCACAAGGACGTAGATCCGAACCGAGCGCGATCGTACTTCGAGCACATATTCCTCAATCAGGCGGTGTTCGAATTCTTAGAGAAGCAGAAGTAG
- the rny gene encoding ribonuclease Y, whose protein sequence is MSLTIVIFLASAAGLVGIALGYYLRLIISLGKKGSMELEIKKMEMDAEEAAKKVVLKAEQEAAETLKTLREETKEKEEKMKASEERLLKREDALDKRQKDIDNEVESLKSKIAEIKTIKDKADTLLGERSAALERVAGLSEAQAREDLVKDIEEKYSDDLLIRMNKMETANQEKLEMRAKDILSTAIQRLGNSVAADVFSTSITIPSEEIKGKIIGKEGRNIKSFERVTGVEVIVDDTPGTITLSSFDPVRRQVAKMALESLIADGRIQPAKIEKLVEKAKEDINKVIKEKGEHAAFEVGVMNLDPRIISILGRLHFRTSYGQNVLAHSVEMAHIAGMIAEELGANVQIAKAGALVHDIGKALDHEVQGTHVEIGRRILQKFGADEAIIKAMQAHHEEYPYETIESVIVQTADAISGSRPGARRDSVENYLKRLQDLEAIAAGFKGVEKAYALQAGREIRVFVKPEEVSDIEAKNMGRGIADKIEKDLKYPGEIKVTVIRESRVVEFAR, encoded by the coding sequence ATGTCACTTACGATAGTCATATTCCTCGCGAGCGCGGCAGGCCTCGTAGGAATCGCTTTGGGCTATTACCTGCGCCTCATCATTTCCCTCGGAAAGAAGGGCTCGATGGAGCTGGAAATAAAAAAGATGGAAATGGACGCCGAAGAGGCGGCCAAGAAAGTCGTACTCAAAGCCGAACAGGAAGCGGCCGAGACCTTGAAGACGCTTCGCGAGGAAACAAAAGAAAAGGAAGAAAAGATGAAAGCGTCCGAAGAGCGCCTTTTGAAGCGCGAGGATGCCTTGGATAAACGACAGAAAGACATAGACAACGAAGTCGAGAGCCTTAAATCGAAAATAGCTGAAATCAAGACGATCAAAGACAAGGCCGATACCCTTTTGGGCGAGCGAAGCGCCGCCCTCGAACGCGTTGCCGGACTCTCTGAAGCGCAGGCGCGCGAAGACCTGGTCAAAGACATAGAAGAGAAATATTCCGATGATCTTCTCATTCGGATGAATAAAATGGAGACCGCGAACCAGGAAAAGCTCGAGATGCGCGCGAAAGACATCCTCTCGACCGCGATCCAGCGCCTCGGAAACTCCGTCGCGGCCGACGTGTTCTCGACTTCCATCACCATTCCTTCGGAAGAGATCAAAGGCAAGATCATCGGCAAGGAAGGCCGGAATATCAAGAGCTTCGAGCGCGTAACGGGCGTCGAAGTGATCGTCGACGACACTCCGGGCACTATTACCCTCTCCTCTTTCGATCCTGTTCGGCGCCAGGTCGCTAAAATGGCGCTTGAATCGCTCATCGCCGACGGGCGCATCCAGCCTGCAAAGATCGAAAAGCTCGTCGAAAAGGCCAAGGAAGACATAAATAAGGTCATAAAGGAAAAAGGCGAGCACGCCGCATTCGAAGTCGGCGTCATGAACCTCGACCCCCGCATCATATCGATTTTGGGCCGCCTTCATTTCCGAACGTCGTACGGGCAGAACGTCCTCGCCCATTCGGTTGAAATGGCGCACATCGCTGGCATGATAGCCGAAGAATTGGGCGCGAATGTCCAGATAGCCAAGGCCGGAGCCCTCGTTCATGACATCGGCAAGGCTTTGGACCATGAAGTCCAAGGCACGCATGTGGAAATAGGCCGTCGAATCCTGCAGAAATTCGGCGCTGACGAGGCCATAATCAAGGCTATGCAGGCCCATCATGAAGAATACCCATATGAAACCATCGAATCTGTCATCGTCCAGACAGCCGATGCTATTTCCGGTTCTCGACCGGGCGCGCGCCGCGATTCCGTCGAAAATTATCTCAAGCGATTGCAGGATTTGGAGGCGATCGCCGCCGGGTTCAAGGGCGTCGAGAAAGCATATGCGCTCCAAGCGGGCCGCGAGATACGCGTTTTCGTGAAGCCCGAAGAGGTTTCCGACATCGAAGCCAAAAATATGGGCCGCGGCATCGCGGATAAGATCGAAAAAGATCTCAAATATCCGGGAGAGATCAAAGTCACGGTCATACGCGAATCGCGTGTCGTGGAATTCGCACGTTAA